In Phaseolus vulgaris cultivar G19833 chromosome 3, P. vulgaris v2.0, whole genome shotgun sequence, the sequence GTGAAAAATCATTTTAcctcttttaaaaattatttatagattatttttctgaaatatttctgtaacatattttataaatttcgaatttattattttggaaattacaaaaaaaaatcaatggaaataatattttataattatttcttgTCTTCTgtatattttattctaaaaacacattttgtttACAGAAACTTTAttccaaaaacatttttttcttataaaaccCTTATTCCAAAATTACCTAAaattagatattttaaaaaatatagggtgcatgaagaaaaatgttggggtacatgaaaaaaaaacacctgtatttttttttctctatcagAACACTCCCTTTTTAATTATAGAACATTTTGCACGTTATTTACAAGGGTATTAAGGGTTTTTTCTTCACTGCTAGAATTTGACTCTACGAACTGATGATTGCTTATGTGTTTAGAACAATTTGAACGGATAAAGTAGTGGGAAATTAATTGCTCAAAAACTGGATTCCAGTAAGTACTTGTTttaaaaacacaaatttaaatttaagaaaaaatataaatgtatataaatttgataaagattttaaaaataattttttgattttatgttgAATATGAGTattgatttatatataattagaaaaacAGAATATGAAAAAAGTTAGAAATAAGTAAATTAagcaattaaaattaaaaaaatatagatgatatttaaaaaaattgttaaaggaTAGAGTAAAACATAATTATTGATGGAAAGTTTAACATTGTATAGTTTTATTTTACATCTGATATCCTCAAACGATACACATATTATAATGCACAAACATTCATATGCTTACTTTATATGTTGCATTAAATGATTGTTACTTTCATTTGTCAATAATATTTGTTTAAGCACAAGTCACATCATATGATATTTTTgatgaataattaaaattgttttcttcAACAAATCATTTATGATAACATTATAAACTTTGAAAATACTATATTAGGATgtttcataaataataaaatagtaatcAATGTTGCATGAGGTGCATTTAATGCATAGTTTACAATAAATGTCATTAGATGGAAGAACGACATTCAAATGAGTTAAAACTACTCAAGAATCGGAGACAAATTTGTAACAACTATATTCTTCAAGGCTTATTTTAAGTCATCCATCAAAAGGAGACTATTATAGAGTGTAAAAACGCTATCCAAACTTATGCACCATGAGAAGCTTAATGAAGAACATTATTCATGTTTACTTAGCAAATTAGAAAAGAGAACATAAACCTGGTATACTACCGCTCTATAGTGAAAAactttgtgatttgtttatcaCTATTTAGATAAATTTCTTATCTTAGCCAAACATAAATGTTGTTCAAAGAATACTCTTAAATGGATTAGCTACGAGTGACTATGATTTGATATAAATTAAGTGTTTTAACTATGAGTGACTATGTGTCAAAAAATACTTGAAAAGAGTTAGTTAGAAATAGTTATATTTCCAAAGAATACTTATGGAGGTAGTAAGGAGTGGTTATATTCTCAAAGAGTACTCGTATGGATTATTCATGAGTGACTACGTTCTTAAATAATACTTGTATGGGCTAAAAAGGAGTGACTACCGATGGACAACATTTTCCCAATCAATATAAAACTTTGAAAAATCTTTAAACTTTTATAAGTTCATTGAGAAAGTTAGATTATGTCATAAGGAAGGATCCTTGTAGGAGAATCGGGATAAGGTCAATGTCACGTGTGACATAGGAGAATAAGAATAATGTATAATGATAATTTAGTTATTTAGTCATGTTTTAATCAAATGGTTTGTTGTGCATGATCAATTGatcttatttatatatgtttGACCCATTTACACttcataatacaaaaaaaacgTGAGACTAACAAGTTAAGGACATCACACGTAGGTCGTTAAAGCTAGAGCCTAATTTTAGCCTATTTTAAGCTTATTTTACTCAAGGTGGGACTTCATGCTTCACGTGTCTCTTGTTATTTTTCTTAGACGAAATTGACCACGTTCCATGTGGTTTTTTACTAACTTTTCAAGCTTATATTGAGGTCCAATTAAGGTCCAAGGGAGACTCACTcatgtatttataaaatattaataaaaatacaccTATACAATTTGTATAAGACtaagatgaaaagaaaaaaaatcctaGTGTTTATACTTTTCAAATGTAAAGTCCTTTTCCTTGAAGCTTCATCTTTTTATATCCTCTTAGCCAATTGTTTTGTGATTGGATGATTTCTACCAGTTACGTTTCTAAAGAATACTAGTAGGGACTAGTCAATAGTGACCACAAGACTAAATAATACTCATACTCAAGCGAGTTAACCAATActgattacaaaataaaataaaataaaggaattAATAAATACTGAATACGAACCCAAATAATTTCAATAATGGCTAAGATACGAAACAACACTTGTCTATATCTTCGCAACttaagttttaatattttgtaaaataaattattttaatattgaataATTAATGTCTTAAgaagtaataaataaatttaattaattaatttttttatatagtttatattgatatataattattaaatatttgtaaatatattttattattataataaatgaataattaaaataaaataaatatcttttcaataataaaaattaaactaataaacaaaataaaataaaacaatttaaatttaatattttattttaatataatcttattctcaaatataattttgtatttactaaaattctataatattttttttattttaatttatattttattttaaattaatttaatattttcaaaatttattttttacattaaattattttaaatatattaatgtacaaccaaatttattcaatttttttctttcactttttcaTCCACACCAATGacacaaaataaatagaaaaatctaTCGGCTACAAAAATATACATCTAATTTGAATCAGATGTTATAAGATTATTCAATAGTGAAAAAAAGAATCCATGGGAGAAGagccaaagaaaaaaaagaaagaaagtaaaaCACAAAAATGTGTGTTTTGGATCTTATCTGTTAGAAGGTTGCATGGGGTTTCATCGGGGATGGAGCCCGTCAGAAGCGTTTTCTGCTTTTGgttttcataaataatatttttactcaTTAAAATAAGTATGAGTTGTACTTACACACatattttattcaatatatcttaaaagaatttgttccaCCTCAAATCAAACGAGAGATAGTATCACTTTTAAACGAGAAATCGACTAGACGATAAGATGCACAGTTAAATACgtaattagatataaataagTTAATTTAGGTGATAAACACGGTTAATGTATAATTGGATATTCATTTGGATTCTAAAGCAACTCATAACAGTTAGAGTCCATCTAAAGTAGTATAAATAGCAGAAGAGGCACAATACCTAAGGTATTCACTTTTTACTCTTTTGATACTTAGCTCTCAGACTAACTTGATCATCAGAATGTCTTTGCAGGTACCCCATCATATCCAAATCAAAGGAGATCCAGCAGAAAGAAACCTAACCGAAAAATAAGAAAGACAAAAAGATTGTAAGAGAAAAGAATCATCAATATATCAATATATCTCATGTATTGtgtattttatctttaaaattatttaaataacttCAACCATTGTAATTgaaatattattcattttagAATTCATTACGATataattttatgattaaaaaatatctttataaattaaaaaaaaactgtatataaattattattaatctcCGTTATATATTGAGCTAGCggaatataattatatatatgtatgataATGAGTGATTGAAATTTGGAGTGTGCGTGTGTGATGTGTGAAGTGAAGGAGATACAGTTATAGCAGTGAGCAGagaatagaagaagaaaaagtgtTTAGGGATGAAGAGGGAGCGCCAAAACCTTGCTTCCACCGCAGGCACCTCAAGCAGCGGCTACTCCACCGGAAAATCGAACCTCTGGGAGGACGAAGGAGGCATGGACGAGCTTCTCGCCGTGGTCGGCTACAAGGTCAGATCCTCCGACATGGCGGAGGTGGCGCAGAAGCTGGAGCGTCTTGAAGAAGCTATGGGAAACGTTCAAGACGGTCTCAAGGAGCTTTCAGACGACGCTGTACACTACAACCCCTCCGACATCTCCAACTGGCTCCAAACCATGCTCTCCAATTTCGATTCCCTTACTCCAGAAGAACCGGACAAGGGCTACGATCTCAAGGCTATTCCGGGGAAAGCAATTTACGACGGAGGTGTAGGCACCGCGCCAAACCCTAAGCGTCTCAAATCCGCCGAGTCAACGCAGGCGTTTGTGGTTGTTGACTCCCAGGAGAACGGGATCCGCCTCGTGCACAGCCTCATGGCGTGCGCGGAGGCCGTCGAGAACAACAACCTCGCCGTGGCGGAGGCGCTGGTGAAGCAGATCGGATTCCTCGCGGTGTCGCAGGTGGGAAGTATGCGGAAAGTCGCCACGTACTTCGCGGAAGCGCTCGCGAGGCGAATCTACCGCGTTTTCCCTCTCCAGCAGTCGCTCTCGGACTCTCTCCAGATTCACTTCTACGAAACCTGTCCTTACATCAAGTTCGCTCACTTCACCGCGAACCAGGCTATTCTGGAAGCCTTCCAAGGGAAGAGCCGCGTGCACGTCATAGATTTCGGAATCAACCAGGGGATGCAGTGGCCGGCACTGTTGCAGGCTCTCGCGCTTCGTCCCGGCGGCCCTCCCGCTTTCCGCCTCACCGGAATCGGACCTCCGGCAGCGGATAACTCCGACCACCTGCAGGAAGTTGGATGGAAGCTTGCACAGTTGGCGGAGATGATCAACGTGCGGTTTGAGTACCGTGGCTTTGTCGCCAACAGTCTCGCGGATCTCGACGCGTCCATGCTCGACCTCCGAGATGACGAGCCCGTGGCGGTTAACTCCGTCTTCGAGTTTCACAAGCTCCTCGCG encodes:
- the LOC137808738 gene encoding DELLA protein 2-like — its product is MKRERQNLASTAGTSSSGYSTGKSNLWEDEGGMDELLAVVGYKVRSSDMAEVAQKLERLEEAMGNVQDGLKELSDDAVHYNPSDISNWLQTMLSNFDSLTPEEPDKGYDLKAIPGKAIYDGGVGTAPNPKRLKSAESTQAFVVVDSQENGIRLVHSLMACAEAVENNNLAVAEALVKQIGFLAVSQVGSMRKVATYFAEALARRIYRVFPLQQSLSDSLQIHFYETCPYIKFAHFTANQAILEAFQGKSRVHVIDFGINQGMQWPALLQALALRPGGPPAFRLTGIGPPAADNSDHLQEVGWKLAQLAEMINVRFEYRGFVANSLADLDASMLDLRDDEPVAVNSVFEFHKLLARPGAIEKVLSVVRQIRPEILTVVEQESNHNGLSFRDRFTESLHYYSTLFDSLEGSPVNPQDKAMSEVYLGKQICNVVACEGTDRVERHETLNQWRSRFSSTGFSPVHLGSNAFKQASMLLALFAGGDGYRVEENSGCLMLGWHTRALIATSAWQLAEKPVVAV